tcctctggaaaaagcagccagtgttcttaactgctcagtgcatctctccagccccagactgtGTCTATTCTAGAaggcctgcccctgccccaagCCTAGTACCTTCGTCTACTCTTCCAGTTGTGCCTTTTCCTCTAATCGCTGTCTGTCCTCTTTCATCTACCCAATACCCCAAGATTGTCACCTTTACTCTGAGCcctgatttgtgtgtgtttgcgtgcgcgtgtgcatgtgcacgcgcgcgcTCATGCATAAGCATGAAGATAGCTTATGTAACAGAGAGATCAAGTGTGTGGGTTTTCTAGGAAATCTCTGAGGACTTGTGGGCTAGGAGATAGAGGTAGGCAGTGATGGTGtttgcctttgatcccagcactccagaggcagaggcaggcatatctctgaattccaggccagtctgctctacagagtgagttcaggacagccagcactgcacagagaaaccctgccttggaaccaaaccaaaccaaaccaaaagaactgTCTCTTTCATTATGCAAAGCAGCGTAGATGTGTGGAGAAAGGCATCTCTCATAAGGTAGGTCATGAGCGTGTATGCTCATATGTTTGGATAGCCTTACTTTTGAGATGATACATCGGTGATTTGGCTTGTAATACATGGGCATATGTGCCAGGCAAGAACGgtgagttttaaataaaaaatattacatttatttatttttgtgttatgcGTATGTGTGCGGGTCCATGCATAACAGAGCCCACATGTAGAGCTCAAGAGACTAGCTCTTGGGAGTTTTAGCTCTTGGGAGTTTGTTATTTCCTTCCATTATATGGTCCTGGGGAATCCAACTCTGATCGTCAGGTTCAGTGGCAATCTgactgctccttgtctcttgtCTGCTGAGCTAGCTCATCGGCCTTAATACTGTGCTTTTTATTCAAAGAGCTGCCCATGTTTGGGTATGGGTATGCAGCTGTATATACACCACACCTTAAAGTCTGTCTTTGCGGGTCCAAAAACGAGCCTCTTTTCGTAGAGGAATATTGGTATATGACGATATATGCTGGATGAAGTCCCTGTGTGTTTTTGCCCATGTGGCAACAGATGCTTGCATACGTGGATTCATGTTCATTCAGGCCTTCTGTCCTACTTACAGGCAGGTCCTGAACACAGCCTGGAAGTACGGAGGAGCTAGCCatattttctgtgccttcccAGGAGCCATCAAACTAGATTCATCCCCACTCCCAGATTTTGCCCCAGTTTGCACAGAGTGCCAGGAAAGGCGGGGCTCAGGCGAATCCCAGACAGCAGATTCCCTCCAGCAGCCTCAAGGGCCTGTAGGAACTGTGGTGTCGCAACCAAACTGGGGCCCCTGCCGGAAGCGGAAGCTTGCATTGGGGGTGGTGAGGCACAGTCGCGGCGGTCACAGCGTGCCAGGCTCTGGGCGCTCGGCGGGGGCGTGCGCGCCACGCGCGTGCGGGGCAGGCTGGGCGCCAGGCGGCACCCTCCAGGCCCCAGCGTCTGTTTACCAACAAACTGACTTCGCTCTGCAGCTACACATTCCGACGCGCTGAATAAGCGGCCGGGGTTGGGGATCTGCTTTCCACTCCCTCGCAGAGCCATGGCTGCGTGGGTCATGTAGACCCGCGCGACGCGCAGAGCTTGAACACAGGTTCTGAGTCCCTGAAGTGTCTCCAGTTATCGCGCAGCTCCCCTCATTCCTTagctaccccagacccaatttCTTACCACCATAAACATCGTTACCAAGTCTTCCTGACTCTATCGATAATACCTCAGGAACTTGGAATAGATGAAGAGATATAGGGTCCGGAGCTCGCACCCCTCCCGTTCCCGGTGCACGCTAACACCGGGAGGGGGGGCGTGCCCAGCTCTGAGCCACCCTGAGGTCACCGTACAATAGCCAATCCGGGGTGTCTAAGTGGGCGGGGGACCCCTGGGgtcctggggaccgaacccagaagaaagatgggggaggggtaaaaCCACGGGGCACCCCAAACCCCTTTCCCGGGTGCGAGTTCTCTGCCAGAAAAGGCTCAGAGAGACACTTTTCCTGGGATCCAAAGTGTGAGGGTAGCTTGCTGGAGCCGGAGACTTTGAAAGGAGTTGACAGAGAGAGTAGACGGCGTGTGGGCCATAACCTAGGCCCTGCGGTCTGGCATCACCGCAATGACCTCTTTACCCTGTCCCCTTCCTGGCCTTGGTGCCTCCAACGTTGTCTTCCCGGACCTCGCCCCCGCCTCGTCGGTAGTGGCTGCTTACCAGCTTGGACTATCCCCCGGAACCGCAGCTTCCCCCGATTTGTCCTTCTCCCAGCACTATGGCCACCTCCTGTCCTATTCCTACCCTGGGCCAGCAACCCCAGGAGACTCCTACCTGTCCAGCCAGCAACAATCCGCGGCGCCGTCTCGGCCCTTTCACCAGCCGACTGAACACCCTCAGGAACTCGAAGCAGGTAAGTGGTGACCGCCGCAGCTCTTCTCACCCCTGGGGTCTGGGTTGCCTTTGCATAAATTTCGCGCTCTTCTGCTTGCACGCAGCTAGCGGGATTCAAATGTTTCTCAGATACCCTGGAATCTGCGGTAGGGGGAGGGCGAAGGATGGGGGAGGAGCGCAGGCAAGTTGATCTAGGTCTCCTTTTTAAATCCGACCTGGTTTCGATTTGCAGTTTTGTAAAGCCAGGAGGGAGggctccctaccccacccccctgGAGCAGTGGggttgtgtgtgtacctgtgtaacGGGAAACTGCCAAAATCCAGAGGGAAGGGTGGAGACCTAACCCCTTCTCCTTGATTCTCCTCATACTTCACTTCCGACATCATCCCTTTTGAGTTCTGGTCAAAACCAGTGTATAAACCAAACAATGCTAAACAGAAATCAATCCCCAGTTGGAGGTAGGTAGACAACTAGGCGGGGTTCCTTCTACTTTCTTGggccccaccccctttcccctaGAGGTGCCTAACCCTGTCTGGTAACTGGACCGTGCAGAATCTGGATGAGGACCCCACCAACTGTTGCTCAAAGAATAGAGTTACAGGCTggtcttccagtctcaagatcttTCCCTGGCCTCCTCTGCCTTGCTCCTAAGCCGTCCTTACAGTCCGTCTTCACCCTTAACTTTGGTATACATTTAGACCCAGTTCCTGTTGCCTGCAGCAAATCTGAGCTCCAGAGAAAAACCGCTCGCTGGAAGGCTTTGGTGAAGACAAGGGAGCAGCTGGCCTTCCTAGTCCCGAGCTATGCACAGCCCAACTGACAGCCCCTGGCTGGCAGTGGGAGAATGCTAGCCATAGACCCACTGACTAATGGAACATTGAAACACCCCGGCAGTTCTTGCCATCGTCCTCAAAGATGCACATTTGCCAAGTGACTTCAGTAGTCAGCCCcaaatgaagatatttttctcGTTTTTCCTTTGTTATTCGGGCATAAATTTAcgaccccgccccaccccccaccccgcaaCCAAGGACACACTAGAATAGGGGCTCAGATTCCTTGTTCTATGGttggagagactgagacaggaaaaAAAGGGTGCATATAGATCCAGGACACAACTTCTTTTTCCAGGCTCCTGGCCCTGGGCAAATTCACTTTCTTCAAAGAACGGAGCCAGGAGAGGGGACTTCACAGGGCCCCCAGAAAGTTAGCCTTCTGGgggcagagtgggggtggggctgctgggtctagttgggggaggggcagtcgGAGGAGGGGCAGAGTTTTACGTACAGATCTACAAAGGAACCTCTTGGACTCTTCCTTTTAGATATGCTAATACACACTGGGGAAGTGGAAGCAAAAGAGATCCTGAGTTTGGGGACAACCTGGGTAACCTGCTACTCATGGTGCGCGTGCCCATAAGGACAGTGCATTTTGGGACTGGGGTGGAAGAATCTGACCTTATTGGGAGACCTATCTGGCCGTACGATGAAGTCGGCTTTCATATGCCTTCCCTTGCTTGGTCCAAGAACAGTGGACTGGAGAATTCTTTCTATTACATACTTTACCCGGATCCAACGAAAAAAATAAGAGACATGTTCACAAGCagaaacttctttaaaaatataccgTAGCATTTCGCTATTGAAATTGTGAGGGCCGCCCGTTCTTGAATGAGTAATTGGAGTATGAGAGAGGGCTTGGGGTGTTCTACACCCATACTACGTGTGCACCTCCGTCCCAAGGAGGCATTTGGCTCGGAAAGAGCCTCAGCTACACCCCGTTGAGGCTGCGGGTGCGGCTGCCGCGCCTCCACGGAGGCCCTGGGGACCCGTTATCGCGACCGGGGTAGATCCAGTTGTGACTTGCCAAAACTAGTGTGGAAAAGTCGGCTGTTCCGGAAGGTACCTGGAAGGTGATCTGCTCTGCGAGTTCAGCAGTCTGGGATGTCTTCCTTCCTTCGCTCTCTGCTCATTATTACCCGAACTGCGTGGTCCAAGCAGTCAAGAAGGCGCACGGGCCGTCGTCACTTGGCTGCCAGCCCCAGGCGGCAAGCAGTAGGGTCGAAGTAGGAGAGACAAGACAGGCAAGGGCGGGAGTGGAAACCCAATGGTTTTTCTGGGAATTGGCTGAGGTTCAGATCCAAGGGGTCCCCAAGGCCACCGGTGATGGGTGTGGGGGAGGTGAAGGCAGTGGTGACTGCAGCCCTGCAGTGGTGAGCGGAGACCCTTACATGTTGGGTGAACCCAGAATGGATGGGGAGCGGAAGGACAGAAACTGTGGCTGCCAGGATACAGGGACATCTCACCTGCTCTATTCTGGGGTCCTCATAGTAGACCCGCACGGAATGAAGCAACTGTCACCCCAACATTTTGTCATTCTGGGCAGgcattttgcttctttgtcttcCCACTTCTCATCCACTTGGACAGTCTCGGTATTCCATAAAGTGGTCCAGGTTGGGGCCCAGGTTTCATGAGTGGAAACCCAAAACctcgatcttttttttttttaccccaccCTGCCCCCCCAAGGTCTCAATTTTGATGCCAACCTGAAGCCTTTTCCTGGAGAATCAAGCCAGTAGTGGGTAGTGGGAATTGGGGGACCTGTGGGAGACCCCAGACCTCATGCCACAGCTTTGCAGCACCTAGAGGACAATATAACAGCCCTTActgctggcagatctctgagcatTCTAGACCTATCATGAGGGAACCGCTCTGTACTTGTGGCCCACAGGAAAACAAGGCTACCACCCATCAATCTGGCTTCTAGATCTCTTAAAAAGCCTCCCCAGAGCTAGCCAGCCTGCAGGGAAGAAAAGGATGGTCCTTTTTACTGCAGGGTACACTAGGGCTCACTTTTCCTTCATATTAGCATTTAAAGCGACTTCTACAGACCCCTTTCAGAAGCAAGAGGCTGCCAGCATTACCTCTGAGCTTTGAGTATTACGTGTAGGTTTCCTGAGTCTTGGATGCACTGCTCTGCTCATCTCTAGACCTTAGCTCAGCTCCCCATGAGTCTTTTGCTCTATTGGAAGCAGGCTGACCAGCCCAACCTACCAACATCGCTGCCCCCTCACTGCAGGAGCCTGGGTACCCTTAATTGGGCCCTCAGCGTTTCCTGTTCTTAGGTCCCACAGTGGAAGCTTCAGCAGGGCCAGAACTCAAGAGCTGCAGCTTGTATCAGCTGTTGCTGGTGTGGAAATGGCtctcaccatcacacacacacgttgaGACCCAGGTTGATGATGAAGGCTgcagttgtttttgttgattgCCCATGGTATGGGATCCAATGGGTTTATTAAACATAGCTGGCTTACCTGGTCACTCCGCATGTCACATCTCCGTGTTCTTCTACCTCCCAGAGTCAGAGAAACTGGCACTGTCCCTGGAACCCTCCCAGCCGTCCCTGACCAGGAAGCTGCGCAAGCCTAGAACCATCTACTCCAGCCTGCAGCTGCAACACCTGAACCAGCGTTTCCAGCATACCCAGTACCTGGCCCTGCCCGAGAGAGCTCAGCTGGCAGCGCAGCTTGGACTCACCCAAACCCAGGTAGGGCCAGTCCTGTCCCTGCCCAGTGCAAAGCTCCCCAGTCCCTGCTCTCTGAGAACCCACAAAGGAGTTCCATGATTTTGCTGACACAGCTCAAGAAGGAGGAGCGCCCACAGCTGGGCCGCAGGATGAGTTGGGGGTATATATTAAAGGAGACCAGGGATGCACccagacaggaagctgagactGAGGGATTCCAGAACTGAAGGGTTGGAGCcaaggttcccaggactcacaggTTCCTTTCCCTTTCCACACCGTTTCACAGACactcctgtctgtcctcttttCCTCTCAAAGGTAAAGATCTGGTTTCAGAACAAACGCTCCAAATATAAGAAGCTCCTGAAACAGAGCTCTGGGGAACTGGAAGAGGACTTCTCTGGGAGACCCCCCTCCCTGTTTCCCCACTCTCTAACCCTCCCATCCATCTGGGATCTACCCAAGGCAGGCACCCTGCCTACCAGTGGCTATGACAACagctttggtgcctggtatcagCATCATTCCCCAGATGTGCTGGCGCTGCCTCAGAGGATGTGAGTCTGGAGGGAGGCTGGTCAGGCTTCAGCCCTCCTGTCAAGCCCAGGACCTGAGCACCTGCTCCCcttctgggaggagaggaaaccgGCTCCAGATGGATTTTCTCAGAAgtcaagaagctgaaggagaaaaggaaaagaatggagtGGAAGCCTGGCTCTCCAAGCTAGAGAGCTAAACCAGGGGATTTAGACTGCCACCATCTTGCCACTCCCTCCCCCTTCAAATGACTACAGCCCCAGCACAGCCTAGGGTCTaaaccaggaagaaaacaaatatcaTTCCTGGCCTGCACCGTGGGGGTCCAGACAGCTCTTCCATGAACAAAACCAGAAGTGGACACAGAGTCTCTGTTGGCCACCATAAAGTCTCCGATTTCCATTTACTAATTATTGATggtggcccagtggtagagtaaGTGCTTAACATGTAAGAGGCCCCagcatcaaaacaaaaacatggaggGTGGGCCTGTGGGCAGCTCATGCATCTGTTTTAAATGGCTGTCTACCACCTTATCTACCCATTTCTCGTTGATAGTCATGGGCTCATTGTAATTCAACAGGTACATGCTAAGAGCCTAGGCCCGCTGCTCCCCATCCTTAACACCTCACAAGTTCACCTGCACATATTGTGGGCGGGGACAAACAGAACCTCTGGATCAGTGCGGGCCTAGCTGCAAAGGTGGGGTAGCCTTGGCATCTCGGCTCCTCACTGTTGCCTCTACCCAAGAAACTGCCCTGACTGACCGCTATTCTGCCCAGCATTCCCAGGGACTTGTCAGCTCTCAAATCACAAGCTTCAGAGactaaaatggagagagagagagagagagagagagagagagagagagagagagagagagagatatcctgAGTGTTAGGCCTATTTCTCTCCTGTATTCATCCTGGTCAGAGCTAACTACTCtgcccatctcttctctctcatctgaTATAGCCTCCCCTTTACCAGAAGTCATagacactactttttttttttttccagagctggggaccgaacccagggccttgtgctcgctaggcaagcgctctaccgctgagctaaattcccaaccccgaacactactttttaaattaatgaattatttattgttttaaatatgtatttatatgtgtacactgtagctgtcttcagacacatcggaagagggcatcagatccattacagatggttgtgagccaccatgtggttgctgggatttgaactcaggacctctggaagagcagtcagtacacttaaccactgagccatctctccagcccttatttgtatatgtactggtgttttgcctgcatctatgtctgtttGAGGGTATTGGGACCCCTgaaaccggagttacagacagttgtgagctgccatgtgggtgctgggaattgaacctggatcctctggaagagtagccagtgcttttaaccactgagccatctctctagcccaacacTAGATTCTTGCTAAGCCCCAGCCACCAGCTAGCTCTGTGGTTCTAGCTCTGGAACCTCTTAACAGTGCCCATGGCTTCATGTGAAATGGGAAAATGCTCAGACACAGAATGGCTCAGTCAGAATGGTCTTCCACAGCAGACACCTCCTGGGGCCAATTGTAGAGGGAGCCAGGCACTTCACAGCCACGATGTTCTACTTTTTAGTCTGGGCTCTCCTTGGGAGAGGACTTGTTGGAGGTGGAATGGCTTTAGCCtacagaaaggggtgggggaggaggaatactAGAAGGAACTGGAATTCTCCATCTAATACACGGCTGTGGATCTCCTGCTGGGTACCTCCTAGGGAGAGCACTGTAACCAGGACAGGTGCTTCAGGCTAACACGTGGCTCAACAGAGGACTGGAGGCAGTGTGACGAGAAGCAGAGGAAAAGCAGGACAGAGGCCGTTTGGCCACTATCCAGAGGTTGTAAATCCAGTGTGAGCTGGTGGGGTTAGGGCCGGGTGAGAAGGCTGGTCAGCTCCCCGAGCATCAGGAACTGGCAGCACCATGATTCATCCTGTGCCACAGCTCCCACCACACATACAGCGTGGGGGGTTGGCGGAGGACAGGGTCAGCCGTTCAGGGTTCAGGGAATTCAGCCCAGAGTGgccccaggggctggggaggggcctCCAGTTCCAGGCAAAAGGCTTCAAAGGCTAGCTTCCTCTCACTGCCTAAACCTGTTCCCAATCACATCAAACCGAGGGCACCAGCCCTTGGCTGAAAAGCCCAGTAGGGCacctgagcaaaaaaaaaaaaaaagaagcttggtTTGGGGTCATAGGGAGGACAGAGGGGTATTGCATTCAGTGGAAGTATCTCACATCAGGATGCCTGTACACATTCCTTCTTTGTCCCACTACTGGGTCAGTCGTCACATCCAGCCCCCCAGAGACTCACCGAAGAGTGCCCCGTGGGCAGCAAATGGCAGTTCATAGGACAGTGTGGAGTGAGCATGCTCACTGGAGAGACGCACACCCCTcaatcccctttctctctttcaacgCCCCCCCCCTCCCGCCCTTGGACCCTGGCTCCACTGCTCTAGGGGTGGCTGGCCCCAGATGGCTTCTCTAGGTCTTCTTTGAGGCCAAGGGCCCTGGGGGTGCTGTTCCCTGCTGTGCAGGCTACACACTCCTCTTTCCACAGAGCAAGATAAGATCTACCGCCCCATCTCGGAAAGCCTCCAAAGGCAGATTAATTGGACAGCCCAACACGAGTCGCATCGTTAAAACAACAGCCTGGGCTGTAAAGTTAAGTAGCAGAAGTGTAATTGCTCTCCCAGCCAGCGACCAGCTGAGCCTGCGGCACCCCTTCCCTTACCCCCATGTGCTCTTTCCAGGGAAAGTGAGACTCTTTTCCTCTTGGGAGCTGGTCCAGTTGCCTCGGACTTCAGACTTTGGGGGTGATGGGCCTGAAGGAATTCCTACAAGAAAGGTGCCTCGTTTCCACCTCTCTAGCCACCATGGTTACCGAAGGGGGACCAGATGGTTTCTCCCCAGGATGAAGCTCATTGGGAACATTGTATcaacaaagaaaagggaagactGAGGGTAGACTTTGGTCTCCAAAGTGGTCCCAGCAGTAGACGCTTGCTTGCTCTGTGGTAGCCTTGGCTGTCGTGGAATGCACTCTGTAGACtgagctggcctcgaactcagagatctttgcctcccaagcactgggattaaaggcttgtactactGCTACCGCAGCCACAACCTCCAGGCTTGCCTGGTTTCTTAACccctctgtgttttgtttcccctCAGACAGGAACAATGATAGGATTTGCTTCGCCATATAGTTGTGATGATGAATGGATAAGATGCCTGTAACAGCCTTGACATAGTGCCTGGAACACAGTGAGCACTTTATAAATGACATTCACATCTGCTGCTGTGGCAATAGGAGGGGACAGACAGCCTGCTCCAAGGGTGAGTTCCTGTAGTCATCTATTCATCTCTGCCTAAGCAGATAAACCTGCTTCCCCAGGatagggaggaaggatggggctGGTGATCCCAGCACATCCAGGGCAACATTGTAACATTGTTAGAGACCAGGACTCCCTCCAGGTCCCCTACTCAAAGTGGGCAGCCGCTTTGCCCACCTAACATCATCTGGGGCTACAGAACAGGAGCAGTATGTCCAGAGCACTT
The genomic region above belongs to Rattus rattus isolate New Zealand chromosome 9, Rrattus_CSIRO_v1, whole genome shotgun sequence and contains:
- the Dlx4 gene encoding homeobox protein DLX-4; its protein translation is MTSLPCPLPGLGASNVVFPDLAPASSVVAAYQLGLSPGTAASPDLSFSQHYGHLLSYSYPGPATPGDSYLSSQQQSAAPSRPFHQPTEHPQELEAESEKLALSLEPSQPSLTRKLRKPRTIYSSLQLQHLNQRFQHTQYLALPERAQLAAQLGLTQTQVKIWFQNKRSKYKKLLKQSSGELEEDFSGRPPSLFPHSLTLPSIWDLPKAGTLPTSGYDNSFGAWYQHHSPDVLALPQRM